In Candidatus Hydrogenedentota bacterium, the following proteins share a genomic window:
- a CDS encoding 4'-phosphopantetheinyl transferase superfamily protein, producing the protein MALPTINRQYLHPAWIQNPSLQPDTRDLVQVFSLRLDHFNDKEAARLLSAQWGRYAGCLDGNEKFQRQQLAALSLRYFVVSRLLGAAVEDVAFHDGRGKKLELARPAVTPPLYLSQSHTDRYLMLAVSPIPCGVDVESLRRPASYPHLLEKAFPPAWRADIDALPPESEEAAQRFTAYWTALEAWYKLRGTGSFPSFLRSVRDVDRTAQQDPAWEETRLYPVQVDRDYWACLALVSKSVSIQFCRVESTAIPG; encoded by the coding sequence ATGGCTTTACCAACGATCAACCGGCAGTACCTTCATCCGGCCTGGATACAAAACCCTTCCCTGCAACCCGATACCCGGGATTTAGTGCAGGTCTTTTCCCTGCGCCTTGATCACTTCAATGATAAGGAGGCGGCTCGGCTCCTGTCCGCACAGTGGGGGCGCTATGCTGGTTGCTTGGACGGCAACGAAAAGTTTCAACGGCAGCAATTGGCCGCCCTTTCTCTTCGCTATTTTGTGGTGAGCCGACTCTTAGGGGCAGCCGTTGAAGACGTCGCCTTCCATGATGGCCGGGGAAAGAAATTAGAATTGGCACGTCCCGCAGTGACGCCGCCCCTATACCTCAGCCAAAGCCACACGGACCGCTATCTCATGCTTGCTGTCTCCCCCATCCCCTGCGGCGTGGACGTCGAAAGCCTGCGCCGACCGGCCAGCTATCCTCACCTCCTTGAAAAAGCCTTTCCCCCGGCTTGGCGCGCAGACATAGACGCGCTGCCGCCGGAGTCAGAAGAGGCGGCGCAACGTTTCACCGCTTATTGGACTGCCTTGGAAGCTTGGTATAAACTAAGGGGCACCGGTTCATTCCCTTCCTTTTTGCGGTCCGTCCGTGACGTAGACAGGACAGCGCAACAAGATCCTGCTTGGGAGGAGACGCGTCTCTATCCTGTGCAGGTTGACCGCGACTATTGGGCGTGCCTTGCGCTGGTTTCAAAAAGCGTGTCCATTCAGTTCTGCCGCGTCGAGAGCACGGCGATTCCGGGCTAA
- the serC gene encoding 3-phosphoserine/phosphohydroxythreonine transaminase codes for MTANRVFNFSAGPATLPLPVMEQVQAELLSYPGAGASIMEISHRSKAFQNVLDEAKSNFQKLLGFEGDSYKVLFTPGGATMQFSMLAMNYLNGGTADYINVGSWASKAIKEASRFGTARTAWSGKEANFNRIPADSELDLDPNAAYVHFTSNETIQGIQFTKEPEVQGKALFCDASSDFLCRPTDINKYALLYAGAQKNIGPSGTAVVIIRKDLLEHVPENLPPLLDYKILADNDSLYNTPSTFSIYVISLVTRWLIEDIGGLEKMHAVNQAKAKLLYDTIDGSGGFYRGHSLPECRSLMNVTFRVGTEEQEKLFLTQATDAGLAALKGHRSVGGCRASIYNAMPMEGVAALCDFMVEFQRVNG; via the coding sequence ATGACTGCAAATCGTGTTTTCAATTTTTCTGCGGGACCCGCCACGCTCCCTCTTCCCGTCATGGAACAGGTACAGGCGGAATTACTTTCGTACCCCGGCGCCGGCGCGTCGATCATGGAAATCAGCCATCGTTCCAAGGCTTTCCAAAATGTGCTGGACGAAGCGAAATCGAATTTCCAAAAGTTGCTCGGCTTTGAAGGGGATTCCTATAAGGTGCTCTTCACGCCGGGCGGCGCAACCATGCAGTTTTCCATGTTGGCGATGAACTATTTAAACGGCGGCACAGCAGACTATATCAATGTCGGTTCTTGGGCTTCGAAAGCCATTAAAGAAGCAAGCCGTTTCGGTACGGCGCGCACGGCTTGGAGCGGCAAAGAAGCCAATTTTAACCGTATCCCCGCCGATAGTGAATTGGATTTGGATCCCAATGCCGCCTATGTGCATTTCACCTCCAATGAAACCATTCAAGGTATCCAGTTTACGAAGGAACCGGAAGTGCAGGGCAAAGCACTGTTTTGTGATGCCTCCTCTGATTTCCTGTGCCGGCCGACTGACATTAACAAGTATGCGCTGCTCTATGCGGGCGCACAAAAGAACATTGGTCCTTCGGGAACGGCAGTCGTCATCATCCGCAAAGACCTGTTGGAGCATGTTCCCGAAAACCTGCCGCCTCTCCTTGATTATAAGATCTTGGCGGACAACGATTCGCTGTACAACACGCCGTCCACCTTCTCCATTTATGTGATCTCTTTGGTGACGCGGTGGCTGATCGAAGACATAGGCGGATTGGAAAAGATGCACGCCGTCAACCAAGCGAAGGCGAAGCTGCTCTATGATACCATCGACGGCAGCGGCGGCTTTTACCGAGGCCATTCCCTGCCTGAATGCCGGTCCTTGATGAACGTGACCTTCCGCGTGGGTACGGAAGAACAGGAGAAGCTTTTCTTGACGCAAGCGACGGATGCGGGTTTGGCCGCGCTGAAGGGACATCGTTCCGTGGGCGGCTGCCGTGCCTCCATCTACAATGCCATGCCCATGGAAGGGGTGGCTGCCCTGTGCGATTTCATGGTTGAATTCCAGCGCGTAAACGGCTAA
- a CDS encoding D-tyrosyl-tRNA(Tyr) deacylase encodes MRVVLQRVSSAAVRVDDAVVGEIGPGLVALIGVDTEDVEADAAYMAEKIAHIRLFRDDEGRMNRSVLEVGGSILAISQFTLHGDCRRGRRPSFVAAAAPETAVPLYESVMNRLRKDYGLPVAAGIFGAHMELSLVNDGPVTILLDSRKCF; translated from the coding sequence ATGCGGGTTGTATTACAACGGGTTTCTTCTGCCGCCGTGCGCGTTGATGATGCAGTGGTCGGTGAAATCGGGCCGGGCCTTGTGGCGCTTATCGGTGTAGACACGGAGGACGTGGAGGCTGACGCGGCGTATATGGCGGAAAAGATCGCCCATATCCGTTTGTTTCGCGATGACGAAGGGCGCATGAACCGTTCCGTCTTGGAGGTGGGCGGCAGCATCTTGGCGATTTCGCAATTCACCTTGCATGGTGATTGCCGCCGCGGCAGGCGACCATCTTTTGTGGCGGCAGCGGCGCCGGAGACAGCGGTTCCCCTCTATGAATCGGTGATGAATCGGCTGCGCAAGGACTACGGGCTTCCTGTGGCTGCGGGCATCTTTGGCGCCCACATGGAGCTCAGCTTGGTGAACGACGGGCCCGTGACGATCCTGTTGGACTCGCGTAAATGCTTTTGA